The Cannabis sativa cultivar Pink pepper isolate KNU-18-1 chromosome 8, ASM2916894v1, whole genome shotgun sequence genomic interval GATTGGGTGTACCCCACTTGGCTAGCCGTACACCCTTTTTGAAGGCTATCAACTCGCTTACGACTCATGTAGCATCACCGCCCGATTAGGAAATCCAAGCGTGAGGAAATGGCTAACAACCGCATTGTCCGTCTTCACCACAAACTTCGACCCCAACAAGTAATGCCTCCACGTCCGTAAAACAATGAATAACTGCCGTCAGAGCTCTTTTTCTTGCCAGCAAGGTACCGCCTTCGCAGTTCTGAAAGCTTCGCGCTCTCAAATCCACCGGGGTAGCCCTCCCGCATGAGTGCACTCCCTCCTAAGGCATAATCCGACGCATTAGTCCGTACTTCAAAGGGCTATTTGTATACATCGTGTGTGGCTAATACGTGATCTTCGATCATGGCTTCTTTTAGACTTCTGAAAGCTTCTTCGCACTTCTGCGCACCACGTCCATGTAACACCCTTCTTCAACAACTTTGTTATGGGTGCCGCTCTTCTTCGAATAGCCCTCCACAAATCTTCTATAGTAATTGGCTAGACCGAGAAACGAGCGTAATCGTTTCCACACATTGGCCGGGGTCGTCCACTCGGGATCGCCCGCACCTTTTCCATATCTATACGTGATCTTCCCGTGCTCTACAACATGACCCATCTGGCTGAACTCGATACTCTTCTCCCCGAGCGAAAGAGCACTTCTCCCGCTTTTACATACAACCTCGCTCTTTCCTCAACTTCCGAAACACCGCGTTGCTAAGTTGTTCCCGATGCTCTTCTAAAGTGCGGGCGCCGGGTAGACCACGATATCATCCGTGTACACCACCACGAACTTGTCTAAGGCATCATGGAAGTACTTCGTTCATTGAAGTGTACAGAATGTGGCCGGTGCATTTGGCAACCCAAACTATGATGACGCCGAAACTCGAATGCTCCCATACCGAGTAACACAAGTAGTCTTGGGTTCATCCTCTTCTCGCGATCCGAACCCGATGAGTACCCCGATCTCAAGTCCAATTTTGTGAAGTATTTTTGCTCCACTTCGTCCGGGGTCAAACAGTACGGCACGATCAAGGAAATGGGGTATCCGTTGCGCATGCTCACCTTGTCGAGGGCGCAAGTAGTCTAATATGCATCAGCCTCAAGGTCCCGTCCTTCTTCTTTTGGAACAACACGGGGGCACCAAAAGGTGCCTTTAATGGTTTGATGAATTCTACCTCCAACATCTTCGTTAGCTGCCTCTTCAACTCCTTAAGTTCTGGGGGAGACAATCGGTAAGGTGCTTTAGTTTGGGCCTTTGCACCCGACACCAGTTCTATTTGGTGATCAACTCCCCTCCTGGGAGACAGTCTCTTTGGGAGATCTTCCGACATCACATCTTCGAATTCATCTAACACTTTCTCAATTACAGGTGGAGTGGACTCATCCACTTTTTCATCGTACACGGCTACGGAGCAATGACAAAATGCTCTGCCTCTTCTTCTTCGGTGCCCCTCTTCGCCTGTGGCCGATAAGAGCTTGACTTCTCCGGGGGCCGTCTCACTTTAGCGGGAACCATAGAATGATTCTTACCCATGATCGCAGACTTCCTCTGTTGCCGGAATTGGAATGGCCCCCTTCTCCTCCTAGAAACTCCATTTCAATACCACATCAAAGTCATCCATGCGAACAAACCTACAAGGTCAAGTTGCCTCTTCCCATCCGTTGATCTTGACATTCACTCCCTTCTGGCCACTCCAATCGTGGCCATAGCCTTCGAATCGACCGGCTTTCATGCGCTTGCATCTTTCTCCAGCTTTAGGCCCACCCTCTGAAGCTTCAATTTCTGAAATGAAGCTCGTGTGTCATGCGCCGGTGTCAATCAACACGCCTCTTGGCATGCTTACACATTTAAATTGGCCTCCACAAACATCANNNNNNNNNNNNNNNNNNNNNNNNNNNNNNNNNNNNNNNNNNNNNNNNNNNNNNNNNNNNNNNNNNNNNNNNNNNNNNNNNNNNNNNNNNNNNNNNNNNNCTGTTGTTATAAGATAACTCGATCAATGGAAGGTAttttacccatgatccctcaaagtcaagcacacatgctcGTAGCATATACTTCTAAAATGCAATATcgtcctctcggattgcccatccgtGCGAGGATGAAATGCCATATTTGAACACTAGCTGAGTACCTATAGCTCAATGCGGACTCTCAAGGAACCTtcatgtaaacttcggatctacATCGaaaacaatggactttgggacaccatgaagacgaacaatttaATCGACATATAACTCGGCTTATGCTTTGGTCGATGGAAAAATTCGTTCGAACGGGTAAAAAGTGAGgcgactttgtaaacctgtccaaaTGACCCACACGGGAGTCAAACTTTCCCGTCgtttctaggcatacctaccacgaagtccataaaCGATGTCCTCCCATTTCTACTGCGGTATGTTTAGTGGTACTGACGGCCACAACGGCAGGTCGGCGGTGTTCGAACTTTCAACTTGTTGACGTGTAAGGCACTAACTGCAACATACTCGGCAATATCATTCTTCATGCCCGGCCACGAGAACATGGCACCCGGGTCTTGATACATCTTCATTGACCacggatgaactgaataaggagtcgtatAGGACTCATTCATAATCTCTTTCTTGATACTCTCATCCATGGGCTTCCTGAAACTCGATTCTACGAATCTCGGCATTCCCATTTCATCTGCTGAGAAATCACCCAGCCTTCCCGGCTTAGAAACCACAGCTCGGGTTTTTACTAATTTTGAATCTTGCActtgtgcttctttaattcgCTCTAAAAGAGTGGATTGCAGAGTAATGTAGCTaattgccccacaaccaactcaatcttaGCTCGAGTCATCTCATGTGCTAGCGATTTGGGAGAATTTGCTTCATAGTACTCAGCCCGGCTACGACCCTTTCTACTTAAGACGCCAACAACAACGTTGGCCTTACCAGGGTGGTATAAGGATCTCCtgatcataatccttcaccaactctagCCAACGCCTCACATGCGATATTCAGGTCTTTTCACAGGTAAAGAAGTATTTCGGACTCTTTGTGATcggtgtatatctcacatttcttgacATATAGGTAATGCAGCCAAATCTTTAGCGTAAAGACCACTACTTGCAAGTTCtagatcgtgagtagggtacctcttcTTAATACTCATCTTTAACTACCGAGAAGCATAAATTTATTACATCCAACTGCATAAGCACATAACCCAGAGACGCTGTCTCGAGGCATCCTGATAAACCactgaaacttttccttatatttgaaggaagagttagcactttagagcggtaatcaagcggcAGCACCTTTCAGAGAAAACTTTTTCTCACACTAGGTCGGTCGAACAAACTTCAGGTTCTTTCGAGTCGGCTCAGTTAAGGGtacatcaatctttgaaaaaccctcgACGAGCCGGCCGATAATGCACAGCTAAACCCGAAAGCTTCTAACCTCGGTAGGTGACTTTGGTGTTGGCCAATCTCGAACGGCTTCAATTttggccggatccaccatgatcccttAATTATCTGTCTGTGCCCCAAGAaagagacacgagataaccaaAACTCACACTTCTTGAATTTAGCATAGAGTTTATGATCTCATGCCTTTGTAAAACCGCTATTTCTGAGATACAAGCTCATGCTCTTCACTTTGATTCTTAGTATGCcaagatgtcatcgataaacacgatcacacacATGTCCCATCCAggtaatccttgaatactcgattcataagatccatgaaTGCCACCGGGGCATTGGTCGATCCGAAAGGACATCACtgagaattcataatgtccacaTCAGGAGTATGGAACACGgttttcgggatatcttcctctcgaattcttaGGCGATGCTTTGAGCAAAGATTGATCTTGGAAAAGATCGTCTTCCCCTTGAGTTGATCGAAATAGTCATCATTAATTCGAGGTAAAGGACCTTTTATTCTtgatggtaagcttgttcaactccgtGAAATGTCTGGTCAAGCGGAATCGCAGATCTTTCTTCCTGAGAATAACATtggagcaccccaaggtgagtagctcggtctaaTGAATCCCAAATTTAGTAACTCGCCAAGCTTGTATCTTGATTCTTTCAATTCCGCAAGAGCCATTTGATACGGTGCTTTAGATACTGGATCGACTCCCGAACAacccaattacaaattcaatctcCTAGGTAGGTGGCAATCTCGGTAAGTCTCTcctggaaagacatcaaggaactTCCGCATACCAATCTTGTATTCTCGAGCCACGATGTCAGCTGGGTTGATCGGGGTGTCCACCGTTTGCGGTGACTATGAATCCCGTACAACCTTTTGCTCATCAAGTCCTTAGCTTTCAACAATGTTATTCTCGGGGTATGCGTGCCCCCTGAACCTTACCCACGAATACCGCCATTTGGATTATGCACTACTCGGGCTCAAACACTACCATCTTTTGCTTACAACTCGATCCCACAGCTCCATACTTctagatagaaaatccattcccgagggattatgtcaaaatcatACAATTGCAATTCAATTAGATTGCGCCGGTCAACTCTGgcaaccgtcaatccaaaagGACAAAGACCGAATCCAAGCTTATTGGATACAATAAGGTCTCCGAGGGTAACGAGGGTTCCCAAACCACCGAAGCTATAAATATCACATGAGCTTATGAAAACTTTCGATAACTTTCTACTCGACACATAAGAgtgagtagctcccgaatcaaacaaCACGGTATAAGAACGACCATTAATAGACAACCGACTTGTCACAACGGACGGACCAGCATCAGCGTCAATCCGAGTCATGGTAAAAAAGTTGCCACAGGTTACGAGTAGTATTCTTGTTAGGCTCCTGCTTTCTTAGCACTCGAGGACAATCTACGATAAAGTGCGGCCCACCATGCCACCTTTGGAAACATGTCTTGGCCGCGACACTCACCTGGATGGTGTTTCTTGCATTTAGGGCACTTTCGGGATATGATCGGAATGAGGACCCGTGGCCACTGATCCGGCCTACCTCTATTTCCCTGAAACATTCTGTTACCCCTGATTCTCCAAAAGCCTCGGCCCAGCCAGGTTTGTGATCACGGTTGCCTTGTCGGGCCCCTTACGACATTACCACTAGCGGGAGGATTCGATGCGTGATCGCGGCATCCTTTACGGATCTACTCTTTTTTTTTGCAACATGTTGCTTAGCCTCCTCGGCAATCATAGGCTAGCTCTACCTAACTTTCTTATACAAAGTGTCATGTGAAGTGGTAATCTTCAGAGTCCCGAAGCTAATTGTGGCATTCGAGTCCTCTCACATATTTCTATTTCCTGGTGAAACTGCTTGTGGGCACCCGGATGCCAAGCCAAGAAACTTCTTAGATAGCCGAGTCAAACTCCGAGTTGTATTCGGCCACTCACATTTTTACCTTGAGTAAGCTTTCCACAAAGTCCTCCATGTGTGAAGTTCTGCACGGAATATTgtaaaacttttcttcaaatAGATTCTTAAATTCCTCCTAGTTCATTACACTGACATCCCGGGTTTGGCCCACGATATCCCATCAGAGGCGGGCATGATCTTGTAACATGAAGGCTGCACAGTTCACTCTTTCAGTTCCtgtcacccccatattatcgaggatacgggtGATTGTGCTCATCCACTACTTTCGGCCTTAATTATGTCGATACACGTCCCGAGAAGATGTCGGAGGTTGCGTAAAGCCTTCACGAACCGGGTTCGTTTCGAACAGGAGTCTCACATGCGGGCATAACAAACCCCTGgctacccaccactggcacaagTGCTGGTGGTAACACTTGATCAACAGGGGCAGCCGGTGCCGGTTGCCTTAATCGtcgcaactcttcttcttgatgaagtatgacacttcgcattcttgaaacatctgctgctaatcagcaggaggattagcattaccaAAATCGCATTATCCCCCAGATTCTGTGGAGGTGGAGGCAGTGCCGGTGGATCAGTTTGGGCAGCCCgaggctctacttgctcgccctgtggtctagatgattgcggagggtccattactagttgttgggttttatgccctaaataaaactctgtttcaatgtaatccagattattcaatatcaataaagtaacagaagtaatttttcattcacttgtgtatgttttggttcacttaatcaattacttgtctatttgatttataaattcatccaaaccccttttcacatacttgatcgtgtttattgtgttgtcaacacagtggaaagtaaacatgactatgtgaataaagtattcctagatttatcagaacactgggtttttgcgatatgacaatctacaacgtagtttacttacatttggcgaaatgttatgttctttccagaacataggttaaagtaaagctcaggttggatgcatggagtatgcattggaatggaccgatattgaactttgaattagattttgaaacttaccgtaaacatctattcaattcaatatcataagttgatcctagatcacatgatcgaaatcctgatatggttaggcttaatttcaagagtattattcgtgttctttgatttgttagttaagcctaatctttagtctgggcaatacatacattttgggaacacggtagtgcgattgagtgggagcgctaacataaatatggaatctatagcttctatctggcgaatagtaagcaaagggtgatttccttcgagcttaaccaaacgagataaatgattgagtactcatttcacttagttgaaatatcatttatacagggttaagtgttttaaggataaaatacattgtagggtgttacggtaatttagtccctttacagtgtaaatcatccatatagaggatcattgatcacattaggattataacaatggataactaataatgtgtctatatggtggaacatatagagcattctatatactgagagtgcaattctgagttctatgtgtggattcaacgaagaattaataagtcagtgaatttaagtggtaaattctagatctgcttattggaagctcggatatatagacccatggtcccctcactagttgagatgatattacttgtaagactcatttaattgattttaattaatcaattaaaaattctcaagatagacttgtctatttgagaatttatcacttattaagggcaaaacagtaaatagagattttgaagggcatatttattaattaggaaactttaattagtttcattattaataaaataaatgacaatatattatttgataattaattttaattattaaataattagatttgacatttatgtggttgaacaaaggaattggcagtttttgacaaaacaggaaactatcagtgtaggaaaatgaaagttggaaaagtggcaagccttgtttccacaatgcctaggccggccacttagcttccttttctctttgattttttcaattccaaatgtcaatcatagccctgggtggtcttctataaatagaaggcaaaggcttcagagttgaacacaactgtacaaccttttcacaacattattctgaaagagttttctctcagaaatttctctctgagccgccaccctctctctctctctcttccttcactgtttcgaaaagtacaagtgctagagtagtgcccacacacatcaagtaatacctcaatcatagtgaggaaggctgtgtagaattcaacaaagaaggactatcgggctcagatcttgattatactctgctacagaaaggaatcaagggttagagatctgagtgggaggagacatatattccactgcaatcactgtaagatttctgatactcttatgtgtttagtttcctatcgttttagaagttcatatttaggttgttaaatcaacatacttgtgagtagatctaagatcctggtaaaataacttccaacagctGGCACcatagccatggtaattgattttcttgcaagaaatttggacttaaaacgatttgcttgttttttggatggtatcatgtagctttgagtgtcatattgatgtttgattgttgtttgtgaattctgggaaaaatggttactgttctgattctgtaattatttttgttggatagtttggaaaattctaagcaatttactttttaacagaactcgatttcgatttaatttgaattagttatgaatttttgaaaattggaaaaatcggggtgacgagcaacctcatcacgcgcgcggaatggctgcctgcagccttcctgcgccgtgatttctcggccATGCACCCCAGAAACGCGCAGTTCAtccattttttcaattttttcgatttttcatgctatttcatggaattaaattccgattttttgtgtagttttgtatgttgatttttgtttttcaaatttcaaatctaattatcagaaataaattaattttattttttaaaattaattttagatattagtgtaatttgattttgaaaataggaaaaatcaagttttgcttacctcttttcttatttcctttaaaatttgattattttattttttttaaggtcagatattaattttttttttggtaacttgaccttaattaaaataagatcaaaataatcatgataattttaaaagaggaaataaggtaattttgttaacttttaaattttgttattttttttaattaaattaaattgtaaaacaagaaaagggtatgtatttaccattttctattttattatttaatttattaaataacatgaaatttaaaaggaaagttagcaatttaattttgaaatgacatttaggttacccaaaacctaatttttcaaaatggtaggtttaattttaattttattttctaaataaatgtttaaaattaaataaatcctacatccaactatccaaatctaaccttgttgcaggagtatgtgttttagattgtttgtaagttttctaaaacctattattgcttgatctaaattgccttggttaaattgatgatagatccaatgatctaattttaaccaatggttcaattgatgatagatcaagtaaagaatttgtaacaggtaatttttacaaacttctttcatctgtgtatgacctagtaacatgataggatccatccaaatgtgtatgcctgtgtgagcctatatgtttaatttctattatagatacatataggttgatgttgctaaataaaatatcataactgatagattttatttaggctcatttagtagtgagcctattcaattaataatagttattcattttaaggttaaattcctctcttttgggccttgtgtgagagttgggagccttagaagtgggtacgacatactggacccagccccccctcacatgaacaaccccaattgtgaaggcccatttgcctgatttggataactgtgctaggttaattatattagtttgacctaataaaaaattgattagcaacataattagtttcattcttccttgaaattaatttaagaaaaacatagtttgaatagttatattctggaaagctatatgtatttttcttgtttttaattaaatatggaattataaccatataaattctttctgaatcttaattttataatttcattaaatattcctatttaagttgagatttagttaaatctatcaaatcaacttagatttgaatatttttgaatttcctattataaattaagttgaggaattttaggaattggttattaagattctttagatattttttaagttgatattttataaatatgggaacttaaaatggaatatcttctaaattaagtggttactacttaattggtaatatttaattaagtcattgattgaagaatatttaagttgggtatttagatttttctaaacaacttaaataagatatttttcaaaattattccatttttgaaattcaattaaagtttttactttaatttttaatatttcattattgagatatggaatataaatgattaaacaaaatacattgtTAAATAATGAGcattaatcaagagaaattcgatctccattgttggttttacatagctattgttttagtgagtaatcctccctaatggaggaacgttcattagcaagttagcgccgtttaatctcgaaagataagcattcttataagtttatttttatatggttcatgaccaccctaatggttgcgactgtataagacttacaagaatgcgaaacaatggtagaagctcataagatagaattgccttgactctcgcctaaacgggacaacgctgaattctaatcttgatcgaataaaaggttgctagaatgtttgaaattttagatgaattgacaactctattcaatggatgatgctttgactctcgcctaaacaggacactgtatcagttcgttggaaaccttggaaaataaactatgttagatttagtatttttataacatatgtgattatttgttttacGAACACCCGTGTATGAATtcatagaaccaaaaccttacttcgttttattgatatgttgtagtgccaatatgaataaccctcatcccgatccactcctagttagtatctttgcaaaagaactcaatagtgtgaaaatgcatcctggtagttgcattaactcgcacctattgttgatgaatctgaaattccaaaaggcaaatctactaggaattgatttatcaaaggaacaatgggtaagactcatactttatagtcttcctcaggagtataacagttttgttctatattatttattgaacaatcctaactcctccgacatggacaaactcgagtctgagttaagggcccatgagcggaatctgattgcaatgagacctcctggtattgcaagctttaatcagaggaagaagattaagcatgagggctccaacaaagctgcttcttcaagtacaattatcagacatcatgttctatgtgcgaattgtaatggaaagggacataaagaagaacaatgtcccaggcttctagacaattcaaacgaaggtgatgcttttgtatttgaatcatgtgttttagagaacgacaaatcctcctagattgttgattctggatctactaaccatgtatgttcttcattgcaggtgcttgaaacttgggagaatcttcacccagatgagttaaagcttaaagttggaaatggcgagttggtatcagttaaagcaagaggaacagcccgaatcaagtttaattctaacaagtttttacttttagagaatgttttatatattcccaattttagtagaaacttgattagcgtttcatgtttacagacacaattttatatattgaatttttcgagttcaaattgttcaatttctcgtaatggattcatatatgtgttgcaaacatggaacgagggctttatgttttaagacctgatactcaaatctcactaaatactaaacttttcaatgtagctaaacctagaagccttaagagaaaagagattgataatgatgatcaaacttatctatggcatttacgtttaggtcatataggttttgatagactcaataggctaaccaaagacggtccattgaaaaatgtcgtcttaggagaactgccagtctgcgagtcttgcctagaaggaaaaatgaccaaacgttctttctctgcgaagggagagcgtgccaaagaacccctagggttagtacattcagatgtttgcggaccgctgaatgtaaaagccagaggaggttatgagtatttcgtcactttcattgacgatttctctagatatagttttctttacctaatgcaaaagaaatctgaaaaatttgaaaagtttcaggaatttcatgctttggctcaaaaccaattaggtaaaacattaaagatcttgcgaactgataggggtggagaatatatggatatgcagttcaaagatcatttaattgaacttggaattgaatcccaatatactgccccaagcactccacacgGCGAATGGAGTTGcgtaaagaagaaatcgcactctcttagaaatggttaggtctatctttgagttattcaactctgtctacgtccttctggagatatgctattcaaatggcaaacgacattttaaatgttgttccatctaaagcagtccctaagacacccgttgaactatggaatggtcgcacacctagtttgcgccattataggatttgggggtgccctgctcacgtcttaagaaagaaagaaggcaaactggaatcgcgaac includes:
- the LOC133030373 gene encoding uncharacterized protein LOC133030373; its protein translation is MGHVVEHGKITYRYGKGAGDPEWTTPANVWKRLRSFLGLANYYRRFVEGYSKKSGTHNKVVEEGCYMDVVRRSAKKLSEEGVHSCGRATPVDLRARSFQNCEGGTLLARKRALTAVIHCFTDVEALLVGVEVCGEDGQCGC